One Spea bombifrons isolate aSpeBom1 chromosome 1, aSpeBom1.2.pri, whole genome shotgun sequence DNA window includes the following coding sequences:
- the LOC128472845 gene encoding nicotinamide N-methyltransferase-like, which yields MDTLLVVHGEPLVQAQPELDRQVLEEVVVNTMKYLHKVQALGHMNGDLLIDISISPAVFHLVAICECFKEITILEFNDFCISELKKWVNSHEEAYDWSHVSMFLTDLEGKSGWWQEKENVLKRKINHIAKCDLSKDNPTDPLVLPKADCITSGYLLDVVSKDKNEYMSNLRKISSLLKPGGRLILLAAINMSYYKIGEHKYASLSYDEEFLRTALKREDFTIEYYEVQVKKSLTDFNDHEKAVFISALKQK from the exons ATGGACACACTGCTTGTAGTCCATGGTGAGCCGCTGGTGCAAGCGCAACCAGAGTTAG ACCGACAGGTTCTAGAGGAGGTTGTCGTCAATACAATGAAATATCTGCATAAAGTACAAGCCTTAG GTCATATGAATGGGGACTTATTGATTGACATCAGTATTAGCCCAGCTGTTTTTCATCTTGTTGCAATTTGTGAATGCTTCAAAGAAATTACCATATTAGAATTCAATGACTTCTGCATCTCTGAATTGAAGAAATGGGTAAACAGTCATGAGGAAGCCTACGACTGGTCTCATGTATCAATGTTTCTAACAGACCTGGAAGGAAAAAG TGGTTGgtggcaagaaaaagaaaatgtgttgaaaagaaaaattaatCATATTGCGAAGTGTGATCTGTCCAAAGATAACCCTACCGACCCACTCGTGTTACCTAAAGCAGATTGCATAACAAGTGGATATTTACTGGACGTCGTCAGCAAAGATAAAAATGAGTATATGAGCAATCTGAGAAAAATCTCCTCTTTACTAAAACCAGGCGGCCGTCTGATATTGCTTGCAGCTATTAATATGTCATATTATAAGATCGGGGAGCACAAATATGCAAGTTTAAGTTATGATGAAGAATTTCTCAGAACAGCTTTAAAGCGTGAAGATTTTACTATTGAATATTATGAAGTACAAGTCAAAAAATCGTTAACCGATTTTAATGATCATGAAAAAGCTGTGTTTATCAGCGCACTTAAACAGAAGTAG
- the LOC128472753 gene encoding nicotinamide N-methyltransferase-like, producing MSSTDLKYYHEHAFEPKHFLDAYFSPKTDEALLEDVFLNPMECLHKELMTGHIYGDLLLDVSVGPSIFHLLAICKFFKKIAVLEFNDLCILELEKWLNSHEEAYDWSHASKVMIDLVGTSDGQDTIEELLRSKIKRVLKCDLAKDNPTEPTLLPKAVISAWGLEIVSKDKNHYINNFRKISSLLKQGGRLILFGSFNVSYYKIAEQTFGILTYDEEFFRKVLKEEGYSIEVFQAKNRKTMTDIADYEKIFFVVAIKQRKG from the exons ATGTCTTCCACCGATCTTAAATATTACCATGAGCATGCCTTTGAACCCAAACACTTTCTCGATGCATATTTTTCTCCTAAAACGGATGAAGCTCTCCTCGAAGATGTCTTCCTAAACCCCATGGAATGCTTACATAAGGAATTAATGACTG GTCATATTTACGGAGACTTGTTGCTTGACGTCTCTGTTGGTCCAAGTATCTTTCATCTCCTTGCAATTTGTAAGTTCTTCAAAAAAATTGCTGTATTAGAATTTAATGATCTCTGCATTTTGGAATTGGAGAAGTGGCTAAACAGCCACGAGGAGGCCTATGACTGGTCTCATGCATCAAAGGTTATGATCGACTTGGTAGGAACAag tgaTGGGCAAGATACAATAGAAGAATTGTTAAGAAGTAAAATTAAACGTGTTCTGAAATGCGATTTAGCCAAAGATAATCCCACTGAACCAACATTGTTGCCGAAAGCAGTCATAAGTGCATGGGGACTGGAAATCGTCAGCAAAGATAAAAATCATTATATCAACAATTTTAGAAAAATCTCCTCTTTGTTAAAACAAGGCGGTCGTCTAATATTGTTTGGGTCTTTTAATGTTTCATATTATAAAATTGCTGAGCAGACATTTGGTATCTTAACCTATGATGAAGAATTTTTCAGAAAGGTTCTAAAAGAAGAAGGGTATAGCATTGAAGTGTTTCAAgcaaaaaacaggaaaacaatgACGGATATTGCTGACTATGAGAAAATTTTCTTTGTTGTTGCAATTAAACAGAGGAAGGGTTAA
- the LOC128472937 gene encoding indolethylamine N-methyltransferase-like, whose product MDSKDLKYYHRHELDAKDLLHKFFSPKSDKLLLEESTAIPMKYLYKEFSSGRIKGDSLIEFGYGPCIHHLLAICEFVKEITLLEFNDVTISELEKWLNNHEESFDWSHASKLMIDLEGKSGGWQEKEELLRGKIKQILKCDITKDNITDPVVLPKADVIISMWGLDILSTTKDEYVKNLRKIASLLKPGGRMILVSDINVTFYMAGGHKYGILTYDEEFLKTTLKNEEFVIETYEAYDRKADYDVIDHEKVIYITALKQK is encoded by the exons ATGGATTCTAAAGATCTTAAATATTATCACCGTCATGAGCTTGACGCAAAAGATTTACTTCATAAATTCTTTTCTCCTAAATCTGATAAACTACTTCTAGAGGAAAGCACGGCAATCCCCATGAAATATCTATATAAAGAGTTTTCATCAG GTCGTATTAAAGGGGACTCATTGATTGAGTTCGGTTACGGTCCCTGTATTCATCATCTCCTTGCGATTTGTGAGTTCGTCAAAGAAATAACCTTACTAGAATTCAACGATGTAACCATCTCGgaattggaaaaatggctaaaCAACCATGAGGAATCCTTTGACTGGTCCCATGCGTCAAAGTTAATGATAGACCTGGAGGGAAAAAg TGGTGGGTGGCAGGAAAAGGAAGAATTGTTAAGaggaaaaattaaacaaatcctAAAATGTGATATTACTAAAGACAATATCACAGATCCAGTGGTGCTGCCGAAAGCAGATGTTATCATATCTATGTGGGGGCTGGATATCCTAAGCACAACTAAAGATGAATATGTCAAAAATTTGAGAAAAATAGCCTCTTTGCTGAAACCAGGCGGCCGTATGATATTGGTTTCTGAtattaatgttacattttatatggCTGGAGGGCACAAATATGGTATCTTAACTTACGATGAAGAATTTCTCAAAactactttaaaaaatgaagaGTTTGTTATTGAAACCTATGAAGCTTACGATAGGAAAGCTGATTATGACGTCATTGATCATGAGAAAGTTATCTATATCACAGCACTTAAACAGAAGTAA
- the LOC128472673 gene encoding nicotinamide N-methyltransferase-like, which produces MDSTDIKSYHVHEFDPVQLLEDFYSSRAEKMIVEEATNRHIEYLYKELSSGHIKGDMLIDFSVGPVISHLLPICEFFKEITVLEFNAVCISELEKWRSSHEEAYDWSHASKYMMDLEGKYDGWQEKEEMLRRKMNRILKCDLTKDNLTDPIVLPKADCIIAAHILNVVSIDKDAYISNLRKITSLLKPGGRLILFGLSNASYYITGGHKFRILTYDEEFVKKVLNDERYTIESFETQDRKTSSHIIDHEKIIFAIAMKQGES; this is translated from the exons ATGGATTCTACAGATATTAAAAGTTATCATGTTCACGAGTTTGATCCCGTGCAACTTCTTGAAGACTTTTATTCCTCTAGAGCAGAAAAAATGATTGTAGAGGAAGCTACAAACAGACACATTGAATATCTGTATAAAGAACTTTCATCAG GTCATATTAAAGGGGACATGTTGATTGATTTTAGTGTTGGTCCCGTTATATCTCATCTCCTTCCAATTTGTgagttttttaaagaaatcactGTATTAGAATTCAACGCTGTCTGCATCTCTGAGCTGGAGAAATGGAGAAGCAGCCATGAGGAAGCCTACGACTGGTCTCATGCATCAAAGTATATGATGGACCTGGAAGGAAAATA tgaTGGGTGgcaggaaaaagaagaaatgttaaGAAGAAAAATGAATCGTATTTTGAAATGTGATCTTACCAAAGATAATCTGACAGACCCAATTGTGTTACCAAAAGCTGACTGTATAATCGCTGCCCATATATTGAACGTTGTCAGCATAGATAAAGATGCATATATCAGCAACTTGAGAAAAATCACCTCTTTATTAAAACCAGGCGGCCGTCTGATATTGTTTGGACTTTCAAATGCTTCCTATTACATCACCGGGGGGCACAAATTCAGAATCTTAACTTATGATGAAGAATTTGTCAAAAAAGTCCTAAACGATGAACGGTATACTATTGAATCATTTGAAACTCAAGACAGAAAGACTAGTAGTCATATCATTGACCATGAAAAAATCATATTCGCAATTGCTATGAAACAAGGGGAGAGTTAA